One part of the Astatotilapia calliptera chromosome 9, fAstCal1.2, whole genome shotgun sequence genome encodes these proteins:
- the LOC113029419 gene encoding zinc finger protein 347-like: MSSTQKDQHGARSQRSQEADKPHRRKREKKHTCDECGMGFTLKANLKQHQVIHTGERPFSCDLCGRTFSWKDSLKQHHLIHSGVKAYSCDQCGRAFTHSSHLQDHLVTHSGIKAYSCDICGKTFSQIGNRNIHLRIHTRHDVYCCEQCGKEFITHTQLQQHMFTHTEERPYKCDLCEKTFKAPHYLRRHQQIHTRKRLYKCSYCEKQSDTDGSSSQPCHHRGGGKDFHCDLCGKTFSRQKTLKRHQRRHTGDKLQYCKECGRSFPTSAELKHHDLIHSGVKKHLCDQCGSSFTTAVNLKTHKRVHTGEKPYKCRHCDKSFLQSGNRNRHERTHMEGNYSCDQCDKSFRNLSSYSEHKRSHVTNKLFHCYQCAQTFTSLSALCKHQRDHSGLKSL; this comes from the exons gaccaacatggagcgagaagtcagcgctctcaggaggccgacaaacctcacagaagaaagagagagaaaaaacacacctgtgacgagtgtgggatgggttttactttgaaggctaatctaaaacagcatcaagtcatccacactggagagagaccgttcagctgtgacttgtgtggaaggACTTTTTCCTGGAAGGATTCCCTAAAACAACACCatctcatccacagtggagttaaagcgtacagctgtgatcagtgtggcagagcttttactcacagtagccacttacaggatcatctagttacccactctggaattaaggcatacagctgtgacatctgtggaaaaactttcagccagaTAGGGAACCGAAATatacacctacgcattcacaccagacatgatgtgtactgctgtgaacagtgtggcaaagagtttataacacacacacagttacaacaacacatgtttacccacactgaggagagaccttataaatgtgacctgtgtgagaagacttttaaagctcCACATTACCTGAGacgacaccaacagatccacaccagaaagagactctacaagtgcagttactgtgag aagcagagcgacacagatggatccagttctcaaccctgtcatcaccgtggtggtgggaaagactttcattgtgacctctgtggaaaaacCTTCAGTCGGCAAAAGACCCTAAAAAgacatcaacgtagacacactggagacaaactgcaatactgcaaagaatgtgggagaagcttcccCACATCAGCTGAGTTAAAACACCATGACctgattcacagtggggttaaaaagcacctctgtgatcagtgtgggtcatccttcaccactgcagtcaaccttaaaacacacaaacgagtccacacaggagagaaaccatacaagtgcagacactgtgacaaaagcttcttACAATCAGGTAATCGTAACAGGCACgaacgtacacacatggaaggaaactacagctgtgaccagtgtgacaagagcttcaggaatctcagttcatactccgaacacaaacgatcccacgttactaataaactgtttcactgttaccaatgtgcccaaacattcacctcattgtctgctctgtgcaaacatcagcgtgatcactcagggctgaaatcactc